A segment of the Chitinophagaceae bacterium genome:
ATCAATCAACAGTCAACTATTACATCGGGTGTTCAGTTGATTGAACGGAGTGTAAAATCGAACAACCGTGGCAATCACAGCATCACTTCAACAGGAGTATTTGTTATTCTTAATCAGCAGATCGGGGAACATATAACCATCAATCCTGCTTTGCGTGCAGATTGGAATGAAAGAGCCGGCTGGGAATTAATTCCACAATTAAATCTTTCTTACCGCACAGAAAAATTACAGCTCAGAGCAAGTGCAGGAAGAAGCACAAGAGATGCAGACTTCACCGAACGCTTTAATAATTATCAGCCTGCGTCAGTTGCAAGCGGTAACCGCATTGGTAATCCTGATCTTGAAGCTGAAACGTCATTCAGTTATGAAGCAGGCGCTGATTATTTTATTGTAAAAGATTTTAAAGTATCTGCAGGATGGTTTCAACGTTTTCATAATGGTTTGATTGATTATGCTGCTACTGCTTATGCAGATATGCCAAGACAGGTGAATCTTGTTCCCGGTGGTACTTACAGTCTGGCAAAAAATATTGATAAAGTAAACACAAGAGGTGTTGAAACAGACTTGCAGTACAGCAAAGAATTTGCACCTAATCATCGAGTTTCAGTTGCAATGGGAGCCATCTGGATGAAGAGTACCAGCAGTGATACTGTTCCTTCGCTCTATGTTTCCAATCATGCAAAATTCTTTTACAATTTTTCTGTGCAGTACAGGTATAAATTCATCAGCATTGCGTTGAATGGTTTGTATAAACAACGTACTCCTCAAACAGGAAACGCAGCTTTCGTTCCGGTGAGTAAAGATTATTTCCTGATGAATGCAAGACTGGAAGGAATTTTTCTTGGGAATAAACTAGGTGTATTTGTACAGGCCGATAATGTATTCAACCGCAGGTACAGCGATATACTGGGAACTGTTATGCCCAACCGCTGGGTAATGGGTGGTATTAAGGTTTCATTATAAAATCAGGTATGCCATACTTAAACTTACTGATGATATAAAACTGTCTGCTAAAAGTATGGCATACCTGCTCCATCGGTAATGGGTGGAATAAAAGTCACATTATAATCAACGCTTTTTCAGGATATTTGCAGCCTCAATAAAACGATTGTATGCAGGATATCTTAAAGCAGTTAGGAATTAAAGACAATAACTCTGGTGTTTCAACCGGTGTAAACTGGATGAAATCCGGAGGCGAAACAATTGTGTCCTCCTCTCCCGTTGAT
Coding sequences within it:
- a CDS encoding TonB-dependent receptor; the encoded protein is MKKYFFIVIAAIAAVNSTAQQKEIELDPITVTASLIPQSSSKTGRNIIIIKGEQINKLPVNSIDELIRYLPGVEVQSRGPMGTQSNITIRGGTFQQVLIILDGVRLNDPLTGHFNSYIPISPAEIDRIEILKGASSAVYGTEAVGGVVNIISKTFAAQKGKQQQRLNGQVTAGDYGLRNAQAGFSWQKNKTALSGGVLQNVADGQPLRGTNGFFNLTTISVSAKQYISENSSIAYRGAYDDRNFNAQNFYTNFLTDSATERVITRWHQLNFTYQKNKHKFSIDAGAKDASDKYQFRKASAANTNRSKIYQALAIHNYTINQQSTITSGVQLIERSVKSNNRGNHSITSTGVFVILNQQIGEHITINPALRADWNERAGWELIPQLNLSYRTEKLQLRASAGRSTRDADFTERFNNYQPASVASGNRIGNPDLEAETSFSYEAGADYFIVKDFKVSAGWFQRFHNGLIDYAATAYADMPRQVNLVPGGTYSLAKNIDKVNTRGVETDLQYSKEFAPNHRVSVAMGAIWMKSTSSDTVPSLYVSNHAKFFYNFSVQYRYKFISIALNGLYKQRTPQTGNAAFVPVSKDYFLMNARLEGIFLGNKLGVFVQADNVFNRRYSDILGTVMPNRWVMGGIKVSL